Proteins from a single region of Pseudomonas sp. 10S4:
- a CDS encoding succinylglutamate desuccinylase/aspartoacylase family protein encodes MRHQKHDLLAPLPGTARQIHSFHFGPANVAGKIYIQSSLHADEMPGMLVAWHLKQRLAELEAAGRLRSEIVLVPVANPVGLEQVLMDVPLGRYELESGQNFNRWFVDLSEEVGNEIEGQLGDDPQHNLTLIRTSLRNALARQTAGTQLQSQRLTLQRLACDADMVLDLHCDFEAVTHLYTTPEAWPQVEPLARYIGAEASLLATDSGGQSFDECFTLLWWQLKERFGEHFDIPLGSLSVTVELRGQGDVYHPLASADCQALIDYLIHFGAIAGEPTSLPELPYPATPLAGVEPVATPVGGLLVFTAVPGQYLEAGQLIAEVIDPIHDRVTPIHCTAAGLMYARSLRRMATAGMVIAHVAGTEAYRSGYLLSP; translated from the coding sequence ATGCGCCACCAGAAACATGACTTGCTGGCCCCACTGCCTGGGACCGCACGACAGATCCACAGCTTTCATTTCGGCCCGGCCAACGTCGCGGGCAAGATCTACATCCAGTCGTCCCTGCACGCCGATGAAATGCCCGGCATGCTGGTGGCCTGGCACCTCAAGCAGCGTCTGGCGGAGCTGGAAGCCGCCGGCCGCCTGCGCAGCGAAATCGTGTTGGTGCCCGTGGCCAACCCGGTCGGCCTGGAACAGGTGTTGATGGATGTGCCTCTGGGCCGCTACGAACTGGAAAGCGGCCAGAACTTCAACCGCTGGTTCGTCGATTTGAGCGAAGAAGTCGGCAATGAGATCGAAGGCCAACTCGGCGACGATCCGCAGCACAACCTCACACTGATTCGTACCAGCCTGCGCAATGCTCTCGCCCGCCAAACGGCTGGCACTCAACTGCAATCCCAGCGCCTGACCCTGCAACGGCTGGCCTGTGACGCGGACATGGTGCTCGACCTGCATTGCGATTTCGAAGCCGTCACGCACCTTTACACCACGCCCGAGGCCTGGCCGCAGGTTGAGCCGCTGGCGCGCTACATCGGTGCCGAGGCGAGTTTGCTGGCCACCGACTCTGGCGGTCAGTCGTTTGATGAATGCTTCACCCTGCTCTGGTGGCAGTTGAAGGAACGCTTCGGCGAGCACTTCGATATTCCGCTGGGCAGCTTATCGGTCACCGTCGAGTTGCGTGGCCAGGGCGACGTCTATCACCCGCTGGCCAGCGCCGATTGCCAGGCGTTGATCGATTACCTGATTCACTTCGGCGCCATTGCCGGCGAACCCACGTCATTGCCCGAACTGCCCTACCCGGCCACGCCGCTGGCCGGAGTGGAGCCGGTGGCCACGCCGGTGGGCGGGTTGCTGGTGTTCACTGCGGTGCCAGGGCAATACCTGGAAGCCGGGCAACTGATCGCCGAAGTCATCGACCCGATCCATGATCGTGTCACCCCTATCCATTGCACCGCCGCCGGGCTGATGTACGCCCGTTCGCTGCGACGCATGGCCACTGCCGGCATGGTGATCGCCCATGTCGCGGGCACCGAAGCCTATCGCAGCGGCTACCTACTTTCGCCTTGA